One Pelodiscus sinensis isolate JC-2024 chromosome 25, ASM4963464v1, whole genome shotgun sequence DNA window includes the following coding sequences:
- the KDF1 gene encoding keratinocyte differentiation factor 1, which translates to MVGRRTRHPQEVISKHQANLSHLDAVPQRISPFRECDISLEVFSKSTPELKQSRKLAQQVWDRRARKADLRDSNGREAETITFISGTADAPQPQSLCCVSLSHAWNASKAVLCCIVTCGGCFKNCSVHLPCLGHTETVTDEGRNREQNGRVPNSSPANISPIEKNGSQIKKSTIGSSFSYPDVKLKGIPVYPNRSPGIPTDADSCYKEPLPEKHRNSIEKPPLSSSHRSSEEYYSFHESDLDPSELSSSMSSREIDVLIFKKLTELFSVHQIDELAKCTSDTVFLEKTNKISDLINSITQDYNLDEQDAECRLVRGIIRISTRKSRVRPHISIPATKSHEEKASRGNPPDSGNETMLESLIPSQDELDVQISEETTADMIARNMRRSSAAGSPLSRASSYQDTETDSSGAPLLQVYC; encoded by the exons ATGGTGGGCAGGAGAACCAGACATCCCCAAGAAGTAATCAGCAAGCACCAGGCAAACCTGTCCCACCTAGATGCTGTGCCCCAAAGGATCAGCCCATTCAGAGAGTGTGACATCAGCCTGGAGGTGTTCAGCAAATCCACCCCCGAACTCAAACAGAGCCGCAAGCTGGCACAGCAAGTGTGGGACAGGAGAGCCCGCAAAGCTGACCTTAGAGACTCcaatgggagggaggcagaaacaATTACTTTTATTTCTGGCACAGCAgatgctccccagccccagagcttgTGCTGTGTGTCTTTGTCTCACGCCTGGAATGCCTCCAAGGCTGTCCTGTGCTGTATAGTGACCTGTGGGGGCTGCTTTAAGAACTGCAGCGTTCATctcccctgcctggggcacaCTGAGACTGTGACTGACGAGGGAAGAAACAGGGAGCAAAATGGACGTGTGCCAAACAGCAGCCCTGCCAACATCTCCCCCATTGAAAAGAATGGGAGCCAGATCAAAAAGAGCACAATAGGGAGCAGCTTCAGCTACCCAGATGTAAAATTGAAGGGGATCCCTGTCTATCCGAACCGGAGCCCTGGCATCCCCACAGATGCAGATTCATGCTACAAAGAGCCCCTGCCAGAGAAGCACAGGAACAGCATAGAAAAGCCACCTCTGTCCAGCAGCCACCGGAGCTCGGAGGAGTATTATTCCTTCCACGAGTCTGATCTGGACCCCAGTGAGCTCAGCAGCTCTATGTCCAGCAGAGAGATCGATGTCTTGATCTTCAAGAAGCTGACAGAACTCTTCAGCGTCCACCAGATTGACGAGCTGGCCAAGTGCACATCGGACACGGTCTTCCTGGAGAAGACCAACAAGATCTCAGACCTGATCAACAGCATCACGCAGGACTACAACCTGGACGAGCAGGATGCCGAGTGCAGGCTAGTCCGAGGCATTATCCGCATCAGCACCCGGAAGAGCAGGGTCCGGCCCCACATTTCCATCCCAGCCACCAAGAGCCATGAGGAGAAGGCGAGCAGAGGAAACCCACCAGacagtggtaatgaaaccatgcTGGAGTCCCTAATCCCCAGCCAAGACG AGTTGGATGTGCAGATATCGGAGGAAACCACGGCCGATATGATAGCCAGGAATATGAGGCGGTCCAGTGCTGCAG GATCTCCGCTGAGCAGAGCTTCCTCCTACCAGGACACAGAGACCGATTCTTCTGGAGCACCACTGCTGCAGGTTTACTGTTAG